The Deinococcus sp. KNUC1210 nucleotide sequence GGCCGGGGCGTGGGGCCGCTGATCGTGGCGCGGGGCGAACAGGGCGATCTGAACGGCAAAACGGTGGCCTCGCCGGGAGCGCTGACCACCGCCGAACTGCTGCTGAAGATCGTGTATCCGGGCGTGCAGATCGTACGGATGCGCTACGACGCCATCATGCCTGCCGTCGAGCGCGGGGAATTCAATGGGCAGCAGATAGACGCGGGCCTGATCATCCACGAATCGCGCTTCACGTACCACACGCACGGCCTGAGCAAACTGCTCGACCTGGGCGCGTGGTGGGAAGGCGAAACCGGGCTGCCCCTGCCGCTGGGCGCGATTCTGGTGCGCCGCGACCTGCCCGCCCAGATGCAGCAGGCCCTGCAATCGGCGGTGCGGTCCAGCCTGGAATATGCCTGGAAGCATCCACAGGAGCCGAAAGCCTATATCCGCCAGCACGCCCTGGAAATGAGCGACGACGTGATGCAGGCGCATATCGACCTGTACGTCAATGAATTCTCGCTGGATGTGGGCGAGGAGGGAGAACGCGCCGTCCGGGAGCTGTA carries:
- a CDS encoding menaquinone biosynthesis family protein, with the protein product MTALTDTLELGYSFCPNDTFIFYALSHGKVNTPTPIHELLEDVQTLNDWAGEGRLPITKISYRAYFSVMKDYVALRSGGALGRGVGPLIVARGEQGDLNGKTVASPGALTTAELLLKIVYPGVQIVRMRYDAIMPAVERGEFNGQQIDAGLIIHESRFTYHTHGLSKLLDLGAWWEGETGLPLPLGAILVRRDLPAQMQQALQSAVRSSLEYAWKHPQEPKAYIRQHALEMSDDVMQAHIDLYVNEFSLDVGEEGERAVRELYRRAVEAGAVEASELPLFVEDSQQP